A portion of the Bacteroides faecium genome contains these proteins:
- a CDS encoding ATP-binding protein, protein MMKQIPYGITDFGRIQKENYYYVDKTMFIEKIEMQPPYLFLIRPRRFGKSLTLAMLETYYDISYVEQFNELFGHLYIGQHPTRLHNKFLIMRFNFSEVSSNVNEVEHSFKLHCCNKIKDFVYKYEHLLGKEIWDVLDEDTQKVPGAFLSAVNTYASRKGNIRIYLLIDEYDNFTNTILSTYGTDYYRKATHGEGFIRGFFNVIKSATTGTGSALERLFITGVSPVTMDDVTSGFNIGTNITNDSWFNDLVGFSEKELREMLAYYKEQGVLEESVDEIIAMMKPNYDNYCFSEDTLEQCMFNSDMALYFLKSFVLHHKKPKEIVDPNIRTDFNKLTYLIKLDHGLGENFSVIKEIAEQGEITTDIVTHFSALEMTDPSNFKSLLFYFGLLSIKGVDMVGRPILHVPNLVVREQLFNFLIQGYIKHNIFKMDMNKMAALFEDMAFRGDWKPLFDFIADAIREQSRIREYIEGEAHIKGFLLAYLGMYRYYQLYPEYELNKGFADFFFKPSPSVPVMPPFTYLLEVKYAKAGASEKEIRTLADEAREQLLRYSEDELVAGAKAKGGLKLITIVWRSWELVLLEETTLSL, encoded by the coding sequence ATCTGTTTCTGATCCGTCCCCGTCGATTTGGGAAGAGTCTGACTTTGGCTATGTTGGAAACCTATTACGATATTAGTTATGTCGAACAGTTTAATGAATTGTTCGGGCATTTATACATAGGTCAGCATCCTACCAGGCTACATAATAAGTTTCTCATCATGCGGTTTAATTTTTCTGAAGTAAGTTCTAATGTCAATGAGGTAGAGCACTCGTTTAAACTTCATTGTTGTAACAAGATAAAAGACTTCGTATACAAATACGAACATTTGTTGGGAAAAGAAATTTGGGATGTTTTGGATGAGGATACCCAAAAAGTCCCCGGTGCTTTTTTATCGGCAGTCAACACCTACGCCAGTCGTAAAGGAAATATCCGAATTTATTTGCTTATTGATGAATATGATAATTTCACTAATACCATTCTTTCAACTTACGGTACAGACTATTATCGGAAAGCAACGCATGGCGAAGGTTTTATCCGCGGCTTCTTCAACGTGATAAAATCCGCTACTACAGGAACCGGCTCTGCTCTTGAGCGATTGTTTATCACTGGCGTGAGTCCTGTAACGATGGATGATGTCACTAGCGGTTTTAACATCGGAACGAACATTACAAATGACTCCTGGTTCAATGATTTGGTTGGCTTTAGTGAGAAAGAGTTGCGTGAAATGTTGGCGTATTATAAAGAGCAAGGAGTTCTTGAAGAATCTGTAGATGAAATTATTGCCATGATGAAACCCAATTATGACAATTATTGCTTTAGTGAAGATACATTGGAACAGTGTATGTTCAATTCTGATATGGCACTTTATTTTCTGAAATCTTTTGTTCTTCATCATAAAAAACCAAAAGAGATTGTAGACCCTAATATCCGTACCGACTTCAACAAACTGACATACTTGATAAAGCTTGACCACGGATTGGGAGAGAACTTTTCCGTTATAAAGGAAATAGCCGAGCAAGGAGAGATTACTACCGATATCGTCACTCATTTTTCTGCATTGGAGATGACGGATCCCAGTAATTTCAAATCTTTGTTATTCTACTTCGGGCTTCTTTCCATTAAAGGTGTTGATATGGTGGGAAGACCCATCTTGCATGTCCCGAATTTAGTTGTAAGGGAACAGCTTTTCAACTTCCTGATTCAAGGATATATCAAACATAATATCTTTAAGATGGATATGAACAAGATGGCTGCTCTATTTGAGGATATGGCTTTTCGGGGAGATTGGAAACCTCTTTTCGATTTTATAGCTGATGCTATACGTGAGCAGAGCCGCATCCGTGAATATATTGAGGGTGAAGCACACATTAAAGGTTTTTTGCTTGCTTATTTAGGGATGTACCGTTATTATCAACTCTATCCGGAATACGAATTGAATAAAGGTTTTGCAGATTTCTTCTTCAAGCCTAGTCCGTCGGTTCCCGTGATGCCGCCGTTTACCTATCTGCTTGAAGTGAAATATGCGAAAGCCGGTGCTTCGGAAAAAGAGATACGTACCCTTGCCGATGAGGCGCGCGAACAGTTACTTCGTTATAGTGAAGACGAATTGGTAGCGGGAGCCAAGGCAAAAGGTGGACTGAAACTGATTACAATTGTATGGCGTAGTTGGGAGCTTGTATTATTGGAAGAGACTACTCTTTCTTTATAA